A window from Aeromonas rivipollensis encodes these proteins:
- a CDS encoding HAAAP family serine/threonine permease has protein sequence MSDMNIAVEGSLSKASSRGINKADLVWMLGLYGTAIGAGVLFLPINAGVGGLWPLVAMLVLALPLTFFAHRGLTRFVLSGSTRDGDITEVVEEHFGKTAGKFITLLYFFAIYPILLMYSVAITNTVESLMVHQLGMTAPPRAILSLVLILGLMAIVRLGGQVIVKAMSVLVFPFVITLMGLALYLIPHWNGAIITEAPALSDAFNGDFIKTLWLAIPVMVFSFNHSPIISSFAVDNKGRYGENAEKKCSNILLGAHVMMVMTVMFFVFSCVLSLSPADLAAAKEQNISILSYLANHFDNPVIATVAPLIALVAISKSFLGHYLGAQEGMNGLMAKALREKGKKVEIKQLNKVTALFMILTTWAIATINPSILGMIEDLGGPIIAMLLFLMPMYAIAKIPAMRKYAGNISNGFVTLIGLIAMSGIIYKLIA, from the coding sequence ATGTCTGACATGAATATTGCAGTTGAAGGCAGCTTGAGCAAAGCCTCCTCCCGTGGCATCAACAAGGCCGACCTGGTCTGGATGCTGGGCCTGTACGGTACCGCCATCGGTGCCGGTGTCCTCTTCCTGCCGATCAACGCCGGTGTCGGTGGTCTCTGGCCGCTGGTGGCCATGCTGGTCCTGGCCCTGCCGCTGACCTTCTTCGCACACCGCGGCCTGACCCGCTTCGTGCTGTCCGGCTCCACCCGTGATGGCGACATCACCGAGGTCGTGGAAGAACACTTCGGCAAGACCGCAGGCAAGTTCATCACCCTGCTCTACTTCTTCGCCATCTACCCGATCCTGTTGATGTACTCGGTCGCCATCACCAACACCGTCGAGAGCCTGATGGTGCACCAGCTGGGCATGACCGCACCTCCCCGTGCCATACTGTCGCTGGTACTGATCCTGGGCCTGATGGCGATCGTTCGCCTCGGCGGCCAGGTCATCGTCAAGGCGATGAGCGTGCTGGTGTTCCCGTTCGTGATCACCCTGATGGGCCTGGCGCTCTACCTGATCCCGCACTGGAATGGTGCCATCATCACCGAAGCCCCGGCCCTGTCCGACGCCTTCAACGGTGACTTCATCAAGACCCTGTGGCTGGCCATCCCGGTGATGGTGTTCTCCTTCAACCACTCCCCGATCATCTCCTCCTTCGCGGTGGACAACAAAGGCCGCTACGGCGAGAACGCCGAGAAGAAGTGCAGCAACATACTGCTGGGCGCCCACGTCATGATGGTCATGACCGTCATGTTCTTCGTGTTCAGCTGCGTACTGAGCCTCTCCCCGGCCGACCTGGCTGCCGCCAAGGAACAGAACATCTCCATCCTGTCCTACCTGGCCAACCACTTCGACAACCCGGTGATCGCCACCGTGGCGCCGCTGATCGCCCTGGTCGCCATCAGCAAATCCTTCCTGGGTCACTACCTGGGTGCACAAGAAGGCATGAACGGCCTGATGGCCAAGGCACTGCGCGAGAAGGGCAAGAAGGTCGAGATCAAGCAGCTGAACAAGGTGACCGCTCTCTTCATGATCCTGACCACCTGGGCCATCGCCACCATCAACCCGAGCATCCTCGGCATGATCGAAGACCTGGGCGGCCCCATCATCGCCATGCTGCTGTTCCTGATGCCGATGTACGCCATCGCCAAGATCCCGGCCATGCGCAAATACGCTGGCAACATCAGCAACGGCTTCGTGACCCTGATTGGCCTGATCGCCATGTCCGGCATCATCTACAAGCTGATTGCCTGA
- a CDS encoding LysR family transcriptional regulator has protein sequence MTITRTDLAELAVFAAVARHRSFSRAALELGVSASALSHSLKGLESRLGVRLLNRSTRAVVPTDAGERLLTQLLPTLGQLKEALEELRRHGDEPVGRLKICAPRAAIQEVLAPVLIDYLVRYPRMQVEVVEQELMPRLIEDGYDAALFYGDLLPQEMIAVPLGPLQRYLVVGSPDYLARRGIPLHPSELSQHDCIGYRLTPHHHYRWAFAADGELLEIEVSGPLTTSTPALYLGAAEAGLGLAYCYEEEVSEALAAGRLVTVLADWSPTFAGFNLFYPSRHQLGHGLRALIDMLKAHHSPRD, from the coding sequence ATGACCATCACCCGCACCGATCTTGCCGAACTGGCGGTATTTGCCGCCGTCGCCCGCCACCGCAGTTTCAGCAGGGCCGCCCTCGAGCTCGGGGTCTCGGCCTCGGCCCTGAGCCACTCCCTCAAGGGGCTGGAGAGTCGTCTGGGAGTCAGGCTGCTCAATCGCAGTACCAGAGCCGTGGTGCCGACCGATGCGGGGGAGCGATTGCTGACGCAGCTGCTGCCGACCCTGGGTCAGCTGAAGGAGGCACTGGAGGAGTTGAGGCGTCATGGGGATGAGCCGGTCGGCAGGCTGAAGATCTGTGCGCCCAGGGCCGCCATCCAGGAGGTGCTGGCCCCGGTGCTGATCGACTACCTGGTGCGCTATCCGCGCATGCAGGTGGAGGTGGTGGAGCAGGAGCTGATGCCCCGTCTCATCGAGGATGGCTATGACGCCGCCCTCTTCTACGGCGATCTGCTGCCCCAGGAGATGATAGCCGTGCCCCTGGGTCCGCTGCAGCGCTATCTGGTGGTGGGCTCCCCCGACTACCTGGCAAGGCGTGGCATCCCCCTGCACCCCTCCGAGCTCAGCCAGCACGACTGCATCGGCTATCGCCTCACCCCCCATCACCACTATCGCTGGGCCTTTGCCGCCGACGGCGAGCTGCTGGAGATAGAGGTGAGCGGGCCGCTGACCACCAGCACTCCCGCCCTCTATCTGGGGGCGGCCGAGGCGGGCCTGGGGCTGGCCTACTGCTACGAGGAGGAGGTGAGCGAGGCCCTGGCGGCGGGTCGGCTGGTGACTGTGCTGGCCGACTGGAGCCCCACCTTTGCCGGCTTCAATCTCTTCTATCCCAGCCGCCACCAGCTGGGCCATGGCCTGCGGGCCCTGATAGACATGTTGAAGGCCCACCATAGCCCGCGAGACTGA